In Solanum stenotomum isolate F172 chromosome 6, ASM1918654v1, whole genome shotgun sequence, one DNA window encodes the following:
- the LOC125867990 gene encoding probable leucine-rich repeat receptor-like protein kinase At1g68400, producing MATTTLLMNFHYTFLSFFFLFTLLESSPNPDIAPLLAFKSASDETNSLYNWNSSTNPCSWTGVSCLNNRVSRLVLEGLNLKGSFQNLVFLKELRVLSLKYNNFSGSVPNLSNLTALKLLFLSHNELSGEFSESFTSLFKLYRLDLSYNKFSGEIPAKVNRLTHLLTLRLEGNGFSGEISGVNLPNLQEFNVSGNKLVGEIPISLSHFPESAFSKNRVLCGSPLPNCTAAVPREPSSSVGALASPVSPKTTIASSPSSLPVTSATLSPKNTHHSSGKMSSLAIIAIILGDVLVLCVVCIFLYCFFCIRKVSSQKNGSHILEGEKIVYSSSPYPNTGQTSGFERGKMVFFEGAKRFELEDLLRASAEMLGKGGFGTAYKAVLDDGNVVAVKRLKELNVCGKREFEQQMEVLGRLRHPNLVSLKAYYFARDEKLLVYEFMTNGNLFWLLHGNRGPGRTPLDWTTRLKIAAGAARGLAFIHNSCKSLKLTHGNIKSTNILIDKSGNARISDFGLAIFATPSSVPKTNGYRAPEVALDGRKITQKSDIYSFGVLLLELLTGKCPSVVDNGSGLTTGYGGVVDLPRWVQSVVREEWTAEVFDLELMRYKDIEEEMVGLLQIAMACTSTSPDQRPKINYVVKMIEELRGVEVSPSHDTATDSVSDSPAVSEDNACGAASQ from the exons ATGGCTACTACTACTCTACTCATGAACTTCCATTACACTTTTCTCtcattcttcttcctcttcaccCTTCTTGAATCTTCCCCAAACCCAGATATTGCACCATTACTAGCTTTCAAATCAGCTTCAGATGAAACAAACTCACTCTATAACTGGAACTCATCAACTAACCCCTGTTCTTGGACTGGTGTATCTTGTCTTAACAATAGAGTTTCTAGACTTGTTCTTGAAGGTCTTAATCTAAAAGGGTCTTTCCAAAATCTTGTATTTCTCAAAGAGTTAAGAGTATTGAGCTTGAAATATAACAATTTTTCCGGTTCTGTTCCGAATCTTTCGAACCTTACTGCTTTAAAGCTGTTGTTTCTTTCGCATAATGAGCTTTCTGGGGAGTTTTCTGAGTCGTTCACCTCGCTTTTTAAGCTTTATAGACTTGATCTGTCGTATAATAAGTTTTCCGGTGAGATTCCGGCGAAGGTGAATCGTTTAACCCATTTGCTTACTCTTCGTCTTGAAGGAAATGGGTTTTCCGGTGAGATTTCTGGGGTTAATCTACCTAATCTTCAAGAGTTTAACGTTTCGGGTAACAAACTCGTTGGAGAAATACCCATTTCGCTATCTCATTTCCCGGAATCTGCATTTTCGAAGAACCGGGTTCTTTGTGGTTCTCCGTTGCCAAACTGTACGGCGGCGGTTCCTCGTGAACCGTCGTCGTCGGTAGGAGCTTTAGCTTCTCCGGTGAGTCCTAAAACTACCATTGCATCTTCTCCGAGCTCATTGCCGGTGACCTCTGCAACTTTGAGTCCAAAAAATACTCATCATAGTAGTGGTAAAATGAGCTCATTAGCAATAATCGCCATTATACTAGGTGATGTGTTGGTTCTATGTGTTGTGTGTATTTTTCTCTACTGTTTCTTCTGCATTAGGAAAGTTTCTTCTCAGAAGAATGGGTCACACATTCTTGAAGGTGAGAAGATTGTGTACTCATCTAGCCCGTATCCTAATACGGGCCAGACGAGTGGGTTCGAGAGAGGGAAGATGGTGTTTTTCGAAGGGGCGAAAAGGTTTGAGCTTGAGGATTTGTTGAGAGCTTCAGCTGAGATGTTGGGAAAAGGGGGATTTGGGACTGCTTATAAGGCTGTGTTGGATGATGGAAATGTGGTGGCTGtgaaaagattgaaagaattgAATGTTTGTGGGAAAAGGGAATTTGAGCAACAAATGGAAGTTTTAGGAAGACTTAGACACCCAAATTTGGTTAGTTTGAAAGCATATTACTTTGCTAGAGATGAGAAGTTGTTGGTGTATGAGTTCATGACTAATGGCAACTTGTTTTGGCTTCTTCATG GTAACAGAGGGCCTGGAAGAACTCCTTTAGACTGGACAACAAGGTTAAAGATTGCAGCCGGAGCGGCTCGAGGGCTAGCCTTCATCCACAACTCATGCAAGTCCTTGAAACTCACTCATGGCAACATCAAATCAACTAACATCCTCATTGACAAGAGCGGCAATGCACGTATCTCCGACTTCGGTCTAGCCATCTTCGCCACACCATCTTCCGTACCAAAAACCAACGGCTACCGAGCCCCTGAAGTCGCATTGGATGGTCGtaaaataactcaaaagtccGACATCTACTCATTTGGGGTCCTATTACTCGAGCTGCTAACCGGTAAATGCCCCTCAGTCGTGGACAATGGTAGTGGCCTCACAACCGGCTACGGAGGGGTGGTGGACTTACCGAGATGGGTGCAATCCGTGGTGAGGGAAGAATGGACCGCGGAAGTGTTCGATTTGGAGTTGATGAGGTATAAGGACATTGAGGAGGAAATGGTGGGGCTATTGCAGATAGCTATGGCATGTACTTCAACATCACCAGATCAAAGgcctaaaataaattatgttgtgAAAATGATTGAAGAGTTGAGAGGTGTTGAAGTTTCACCTTCTCATGACACTGCTACTGATTCTGTTTCTGACTCTCCTGCTGTTTCTGAAGATAATGCATGTGGTGCAGCTAGTCAGTAG
- the LOC125868882 gene encoding glycosyltransferase BC10-like, giving the protein MKNKKQNFRNLFTIPLNMIYLLSFFFFFACGIIFTSYFNNFSVNLQVINGQILNYSSFNPQPSLPPSSRSIIPRLGLNECIKPINVEHDMSDEELLWRSSMVPKVKELPFKIQPKVAFMFLTKGPVLLSPLWELFFKGHEGFYSIYVHSHPSYNKSNIDESFIFHGRRIPSKEVEWGKVNMVEAEKRLLANALLDISNQRFVLLSEACIPLFNFSTIYTHLMNSTKNFVESYDQPGPSGRGRYRPRMSPTIKLPQWRKGSQWFQMDRDLTLEVVSDKTYFSIFQKYCKEWCCADEHYLPTFVSMRFRGRNSGRTLTWVDWSKGGAHPARFNRQDITKEFLKKLRNESSCEYNGKKTSICHLFARKFTPHALSRLLMFAPKVMQFNH; this is encoded by the coding sequence atgaagaacaaaaaacaaaatttcagaAATTTATTCACTATCCCATTAAATATGATATAtctcctttcttttttcttcttttttgcttGTGGTATTATTTTCACTTCTTATTTCAATAACTTTAGTGTCAACTTACAAGTTATAAATGGccaaattttaaactattcTTCTTTTAATCCACAACCATCACTACCACCATCATCGCGATCGATAATTCCTCGATTAGGGTTGAATGAGTGTATTAAGCCAATTAATGTTGAACATGATATGAGTGATGAAGAGTTATTATGGAGAAGTTCAATGGTGCCAAAAGTTAAAGAGTTACCTTTTAAAATACAACCAAAAGTGGCTTTCATGTTTTTAACAAAAGGGCCGGTTTTGTTATCACCACTTTGGGAGCTATTTTTTAAAGGACATGAaggattttattcaatttatgtTCATTCTCATCCTTCttataataaatcaaatattgatgaaagttttatttttcatggAAGAAGAATTCCAAGTAAAGAAGTTGAATGGGGTAAAGTAAATATGGTTGAGGCTGAAAAAAGATTACTAGCAAATGCTCTTCTTGATATTTCTAACCAAAGATTTGTTCTTCTCTCCGAAGCATGCATTCCCTTGTTCAATTTCTCTACTATCTACACTCACCTAATGAACTCCACGAAAAATTTCGTGGAGTCGTATGACCAGCCCGGCCCATCGGGCAGAGGTAGGTACCGCCCGCGAATGAGCCCGACTATCAAACTTCCACAATGGAGGAAAGGGTCTCAATGGTTTCAAATGGATAGGGATCTCACCCTCGAGGTTGTTTCAGACAAGACGTATTTctcgatttttcaaaaatactgCAAGGAATGGTGTTGTGCTGACGAACACTACCTTCCGACTTTCGTGAGCATGAGATTTAGGGGGAGGAATTCGGGCCGGACCTTGACTTGGGTTGACTGGTCGAAGGGTGGGGCCCACCCGGCCCGATTTAATAGACAAGATATAACTAAAGAGTTCTTGAAGAAGTTGAGGAATGAGAGTAGTTGTGAGTATAATGGTAAGAAGACAAGTATTTGTCATTTGTTTGCAAGGAAATTTACACCACATGCTTTGAGTAGACTCTTGATGTTTGCACCAAAGGTTATGCAATTCAACCATTAA